In Pseudomonas sp. HR96, the DNA window TGGTTTTGTCCGTGACCTGGAGCACAACGGTGACGACGCCGCGATCGTCGCCGCCATCGTCGCGCTCGGCCGCGCACTGGGGCTGCGGATCGTTGCCGAAGGGGTGGAAACAGGCAGCCAGCAGGACTTCCTGACCCGTGTGGGCTGTGATTCGCTGCAGGGTTACCTGTTGGGGCATCCGCTGCCCCCGGATCTGTTCATGGCGGATGTCAGGGCGGGGCAGGCGAGAAGGGCGTAGCCAGGGGTAGGCCACGGCAAACCCCGAGCGAGCAGCCTTGGGTTGTACCTGGCGCCCACACCCCCTAGGCTAGCGGCTCTGGCCCATAGCCATCTGGAGCAAGCGCTTGAACATCGACGGCATCATTTTCGACAACGATGGCACCCTGGTCGACAGCGAGCATCTGGCCGCCGGCCTGCTGCAGCGGATGCTCGCCGAACGCGGCGTGCCGATGGCCGCCGACGAGGTGCTGGCACGCTTTCGTGGCGTGCAGTTCGCCCACTTCATGGCCCACGTCGGCGAACTCGACCCGGGCTTCGCGATCGAGCCCTTTGTCGAGTCATTTCGCCAGCGCAGCCTTGAACTGTTCCGCGCCGGCATGGCGCCGATGCCAGGGGCGCTGGAGTTCGTGCAGGGTTTGCAGGTGCCCAGCTGCGTGGCGTCCAACGGGCCGCGCAACAAGATAGAGACCACCTTGCACGCAGCCGGGCTGTTGCCCTGGTTCAAGGAACGGATCGTCAGCGCCTATGAAGTGCAGTCATGGAAGCCTGCGCCCGGGCTGATCCTGGCGGGCTGCGACCTGCTCGGCCTGGCGCCGGAACGCTGCCTGCTGGTGGAAGATAGCCATGCCGGGGTGCAGGCCGGGCTGGCGGCCGGGGTGCAGGTGGTCGGCTACGGGCTGGACACCGACTTCAGCGGTTACCTGCATCTGCCGGGTTTCCACCGCGCCGAACACTACCGCGACCTGGCCGCGCTGCTGGCGGCGGCCTGATCGCGCTTGAGCCGGTCACGCGCCAGGCGGCGCTCGTAGTGCTCGAGCAGCGGCTGGGTGCTGACGCCGTGCAGCAGGATACTCAGGGCCACCACCGACAGGGTCAGGCTGATGCAACTGCGTTCGATGCCTTCGGGCAGGTGGGCGCTGATGGCATAGCACAGGTAGTAGATCGAGCCGATGCCGCGGATGCCGAACCAGCCCAGCAGCAGGCGCTGGTGACGATCGAGCAGACTCGGGCCGGTGAACAGGTAGACGCACACGGGGCGGATCACACAGAACAGCACCAGGCCCAAGGTCATGGCGCGCCAGTCCCAGTAGGTGGCCAGGGCAGCGCCGAGGAAGAAGATCAGCAGCACCTCCATCGAGCGCTCCACCAGGCTGCCGAAAGCCAGGATGTCGCCCATCATCACTCCGGCGGCCAGTTGGCTGTCTTCCAGCTCCTCGCGCTTGCCGACGATGGCCTTCTCCGGCTCCAGATGGCTGTGGCCCAACACCGGCTGCGCCAGGTGCTCGGCGGGGATGTCGGTGTTGGAGGTGCGGGCCTCGGCCTGGCGCAGGCCAAGGCCGGCGGCGAACACGGCGAGGAAGCCGAACGCACCCACCGAATAGGCGACCACGTAGGACACCGCGATCAGGGCCAGGGCGAGAAAATCGTTGGGTGAGGTGGTGCTGTCGGCATTGCGGATGCGCAGGCGAATCATCAGATGGCCGATCACGCGGCCCAGGCCGTAGCCGATCAACAGCCCGGCCGGCACGCCCCAGACGATGTTCTTCACCGCCCACATCGAGACCCAGTCACCGGCGAAGCTGCCTTGATGGATCAAGCCCAGAGCGAGGATGACGAAAGGGAACGCCGTACCGTCGTTGAGCCCGGCTTCCCCGGACAGACCGAAGCGCACCCGGTCGAAGTCATTGGCGCTGTTGACCTGGACCATGCTGGCCAGGACCGGGTCGGTCGGGGCCAGCATGGCCCCGACCAGCAGCGATAGGTCCCAGCCCAGACCCAGCAGAAAGTGCGCGGCCAGGCAGGTGCCGAAGATGGTGGCGATCATCACCGGACCGGCAAGCAGGTACGCCGAGCGCCAGGCCTTGCGGTGAAACGGCAGGCGCAGCTTGACGCCGGTGCTGAACAGGGAGAACAGCACGGCCACTTCGGTCAGCCGTTCGAGCCAGGGTGCGGCGTCCTGGATATCCAGCTTCAACAGGTCCAACCCCCAGGGGCCGGTGGCCAGGCCAAAGCCCAGGCACACCGCCGAGGTGGTCACCGGCAGCCAGCGCAGATAGGAAGAGGCGAGTGCCAGCAGCAACAACAGGGTGCCGAGCACGGCCATGCACAGAATGAAACTCATCATGCCTCGATAGGGCCTGGGCCCAGGGTGATGGAGGCTTGACCTCACGCGATAGACAAACCAGCTATCAAGCTGTGACTTTGCCGGGCGCCGATAGTTGAGTCGCTGTGCAAATAACCTCAGAAGTTGTCGAGAGGGATTTTCAGGTAGCGCACGCCGTTGGCCTCGGCCGGGGGCAATTCGCCGGCGCGGATGTTGACCTGCACGGCCGGCATCAGCAGCACCGGCATCGGCAAGGTGGCGTCGCGGGCGGTGCGCATGGCCACGAATGCCTGCTCGTCGATGCCGTCGCGCACGTGGATATTGCCCTGGCGCTGCGCGGCCACGGTGGTCAGGTAGTGGGCGGCGCGGCTGGCCGGTGGGTAGTCGTGGCAGATGTACAGCTGGGTCTGTGGCGGGTAGGCCAGCAGCCGCTGGATCGAGCGGTACAGCTGGTGCGCGTCGCCGCCGGGGAAGTCGCAGCGGGCCGTGCCGACGTCGGGCATGAACAGGCTGTCGCCGACGAAGATGATCGCCTGTTCCAGCACATAGGCCATGTCCGCTGGCGTGTGGCCGGGTACCGGCAGGGCACGCGCGCAGAGGTTGCCGATGTGGAAGACTTCATCGGCGCCGAACAGATGGTCGAATTGCGAACCGTCCAGGCGAAACTCCGGCTCCAGGTTGAACACGCCCTTGAACACCGACTGCACGGTGCGGATGCCTTCGCCGATGGCGATCTTGCCGCCCAGTCGCGAGCGCAGCAGCGGGGCGGCAGACAAATGGTCGGCGTGGGCGTGGGTTTCCAGCAGCCATTGCACACTCAGGCCGTTGCTCTGGACAAAGGCGGTGATCTCGTCGGCCTGGGCAGTGCCGGTGCGGCCGGATTTGTGGTCGTAGTCCAGCACCGAGTCGATGATCGCGCAGACACTCCCCGGGCCTTCATGCACCACGTAGCTGAAGGTCGAGGAACTGCTGTCGAAGAACGGTTGGACAAGGGCAGGCATGAGGGCTCGGGCGGCGGGTGGTCGTCCGGGCAGTTTAGGGGATTTTGCCGGGGAAGGGTAAATGTGGCGGCCAGGCCTTGAACGCGGTCAGGGCCGCCACCTTGAATCGGCTGGCAAACAGCGACGGTTCACATCACGACAAAGCCATGGGTGCCATCGCGCCCCAGCTGCTCTACCAGGCCGAATTCCCAATCCAGATACGCCTGCATGGCTTCGCGCGGCGCGTCGGTGCCTTCATAGGGCCGGCGATAGCGATCGATGCGCGGCGAGGCCACACGGTCGTCACCGGCTTCGGTGGGGCGGCCGGCGGCCAGCCAGCTGGCGCTGCCGCCGTGCAGCACGAACACCGCCTTGCCGGTCAGCGCCTGCACCTGGGCCACGGCGAAGCGGGCCAGCAGGCTGCTGCCGCAGGTCAGCACATAGCGCTCGGCGCGCGGCACCTTTGCCAGGGCGTTGGCCAGGTCGGCGCGCAGAACCCACCAGGCGCCGGGGATGTGCGCCTTGACGTGGTTGGCGCTGGTGGTGAAGTCCAGCAGTTGCGTGTCGCCCTCGGCCAGCCAGTCGGCCAGGGTGTCGGGGCTGATGGTTTCGAACGGCGCCACGGCGGCGATGGCCGGCTGCCAGGCGCCGGTGGCGCTGAAATCAGCGGGCCGCAAGCCGTCCAGCACATGCACCTCCCAGCCCAGCTGCGCCAGCCAGGAGGCGCTCATGTTGGCGCGCACGCCGTCGTCGTCGGCCAGCACGATGCGCGCGCCCCGCACGCTGGCGTAGTGATCGGTCTCCTGCACCAGCTGGCCGCCCGGGGTCGAGCGTGCATGGGGCAGGTGGCCGGCGGCATATTCTTCGGCGCTGCGCACGTCGAACAGGTAGCTGGTGCGGCTGCGGTCGGCGTGCCACTGCTGCCAGTCAGCCAGGCTGGCGCGCTGCACGCCGGCCTTGTCGGCGACCCGGCGGGCATCCTCGGCAGCCTGTTGCCGAGTGGTGTCACGGGTGGCGCCGAATTGTCGGGCCTGGCCGTGGTCCAGGGTCTGCCCGGCCAACAGCCAGCCGATGGTGCCGTTGCGCAGGGCGCTGATCGGGTTGGGCAGGCCGGCGTTGACCAGCGACTGGGTGCCGATGATGCTGCGGGTGCGCCCGGCGCAGTTGACGACGATTCGCGTGGCCGGGTCGGGCGCCAGTTCGCGGGCGCGAAGTACCAATTCGGCGCCGGGTACGCTGATGCCGGTGGGGATGCTCATGGTCTGATATTCGTCGAACCGACGGGCATCCAGCACCACCAGATCGGCGCGCTGGTCGAGCAGCGCCTTGAGCTCCTCGGCGGCCAGGGAAGGCGTGTGGCGCTCTTGCTCGACCAGCTCGCCAAAGGCCTTGCTCGGTACGTTGACGTCGATGAACAGCTCGCCTCCGGCGTCACGCCAGCCGGCCAGGCCGCCCTGCAGCAGCGCCACATCGCTGTAGCCCAGCTCGCGCAGGCGGTGCGCGGCGCGCTGGGCAAGGCCTTCACCGTTGTCGTAGAGGGTGATGGCGGTGTCGCGCCGCGGCACACGCGGGTAGACCTCGACCTCCAGCCTGGACAGCGGAATATTGGCGGCGAACAGGGGGTGGCCCTCGGCGAAGGGGGCTTCTTCACGCACATCGATCAGCGCCACCTCCTGGCGTTGCAGCAGCGCGTGGCGGATCTGGGCGAAAGTACGAACGGGCGTGGCACTCATGAGGCAGGGGTCTCTTTGGACAGGTCCCAGATGTTGGGCAACGTGCGATTGGAATAACCGGAAATGAACAGCTTCTCGCTGCCGTCGGGCTGGTACACGGCGCGGTGGACCGCGCCGATGTTGGCGCCATAGACGTGGATGCTGACCGAGACCTGATCGTCGAAGGCGTTGCTGACCTGATGGATGTCGCCAGCAGTGGGCGACAACGCCTCGACGTGCCCCGGCTCCAGGCGGATGCGCGGGCCATCGGGCACCAGCGGGCCGGCGGGCGTGCGGCGATAGCCTTGCGAATGCTCGGCACCGCGCAGCATGCCGATCAGGCCCCAGACCCGATGGTCGTGGATGGGTGTCTGCTGGCCTGGGCCCCAGACAAAGCTGACGATGGAAAAGCGCTGGCGTGAATCGGCGTGCAGAAGAAACTGCTGGTAGCGCTCGGGGTCGGGCTGGGCGTACTCGTCGGGCAGCCAGTCGTCATGGCTGACCAGTTGCCCGAGCAGTTGCCCGCCGCGGCGCAGCTTGTCGCCTTCACGGGGCTCGCTGTCGAGCAATTCGGCCAGGGCACCGATAAAGGCGCGTAGGCGTTCGGGGTGACGAACCTGGGACATCGAAACTCCTGGGGCGGCTGGATCGCAATGCCGATGACGATAAGACGCGGATCCTGCCGTGGGAAATTCGATTTGGTTCTATGCTAATTATCAGTTTAAGGAATGTATGAGGCGGGCTTTATGATCTATTTGCATTTAGTCGAGCGGTGCATCGCCTGCACGCTGTGCCCCTACAGGGCGATAGCGTGCTGGCGATGACGAGGGTGCCGGCGGACGCGATCAGCCCAGCCGATCCTCCCACACCGTCTGCGCATTGCAGAACTCGCGCAGGCCGAAGTGCGACAGTTCGCGGCCATAGCCGCTCTTCTTGATGCCGCCGATGGCCACCCGCGGGTCGGAGGCGCAGTAGCCGTTGATGAACACGCCACCGGTTTCCAGGCGCGCAGCGATGCGTCGGGCGCGTTCGACGTCGGCGCTCCAGACGGTGCTGGCCAGGCCGAATTCGCTGTCGTTGGCCAGCTGCAGGGCGTGCTCGGCATCGCGGGCGGCAATGATCGAGGCCACCGGGCCGAACAGTTCCTGGTCGAAGGCGGTCATGCCCGGCACCACGTCGGCCAGCACCGTCGGTGCATAGTAGTTGCCGGCACCGGGCAGCTTGTCACCGCCCAGCAGCAGGCGCGCACCTTGGCCAATGCTCTGCTGCACCT includes these proteins:
- a CDS encoding HAD-IA family hydrolase, yielding MNIDGIIFDNDGTLVDSEHLAAGLLQRMLAERGVPMAADEVLARFRGVQFAHFMAHVGELDPGFAIEPFVESFRQRSLELFRAGMAPMPGALEFVQGLQVPSCVASNGPRNKIETTLHAAGLLPWFKERIVSAYEVQSWKPAPGLILAGCDLLGLAPERCLLVEDSHAGVQAGLAAGVQVVGYGLDTDFSGYLHLPGFHRAEHYRDLAALLAAA
- a CDS encoding cation:proton antiporter; the encoded protein is MSFILCMAVLGTLLLLLALASSYLRWLPVTTSAVCLGFGLATGPWGLDLLKLDIQDAAPWLERLTEVAVLFSLFSTGVKLRLPFHRKAWRSAYLLAGPVMIATIFGTCLAAHFLLGLGWDLSLLVGAMLAPTDPVLASMVQVNSANDFDRVRFGLSGEAGLNDGTAFPFVILALGLIHQGSFAGDWVSMWAVKNIVWGVPAGLLIGYGLGRVIGHLMIRLRIRNADSTTSPNDFLALALIAVSYVVAYSVGAFGFLAVFAAGLGLRQAEARTSNTDIPAEHLAQPVLGHSHLEPEKAIVGKREELEDSQLAAGVMMGDILAFGSLVERSMEVLLIFFLGAALATYWDWRAMTLGLVLFCVIRPVCVYLFTGPSLLDRHQRLLLGWFGIRGIGSIYYLCYAISAHLPEGIERSCISLTLSVVALSILLHGVSTQPLLEHYERRLARDRLKRDQAAASSAARSR
- a CDS encoding MBL fold metallo-hydrolase encodes the protein MPALVQPFFDSSSSTFSYVVHEGPGSVCAIIDSVLDYDHKSGRTGTAQADEITAFVQSNGLSVQWLLETHAHADHLSAAPLLRSRLGGKIAIGEGIRTVQSVFKGVFNLEPEFRLDGSQFDHLFGADEVFHIGNLCARALPVPGHTPADMAYVLEQAIIFVGDSLFMPDVGTARCDFPGGDAHQLYRSIQRLLAYPPQTQLYICHDYPPASRAAHYLTTVAAQRQGNIHVRDGIDEQAFVAMRTARDATLPMPVLLMPAVQVNIRAGELPPAEANGVRYLKIPLDNF
- a CDS encoding rhodanese-related sulfurtransferase, producing MSATPVRTFAQIRHALLQRQEVALIDVREEAPFAEGHPLFAANIPLSRLEVEVYPRVPRRDTAITLYDNGEGLAQRAAHRLRELGYSDVALLQGGLAGWRDAGGELFIDVNVPSKAFGELVEQERHTPSLAAEELKALLDQRADLVVLDARRFDEYQTMSIPTGISVPGAELVLRARELAPDPATRIVVNCAGRTRSIIGTQSLVNAGLPNPISALRNGTIGWLLAGQTLDHGQARQFGATRDTTRQQAAEDARRVADKAGVQRASLADWQQWHADRSRTSYLFDVRSAEEYAAGHLPHARSTPGGQLVQETDHYASVRGARIVLADDDGVRANMSASWLAQLGWEVHVLDGLRPADFSATGAWQPAIAAVAPFETISPDTLADWLAEGDTQLLDFTTSANHVKAHIPGAWWVLRADLANALAKVPRAERYVLTCGSSLLARFAVAQVQALTGKAVFVLHGGSASWLAAGRPTEAGDDRVASPRIDRYRRPYEGTDAPREAMQAYLDWEFGLVEQLGRDGTHGFVVM
- a CDS encoding cysteine dioxygenase; translated protein: MSQVRHPERLRAFIGALAELLDSEPREGDKLRRGGQLLGQLVSHDDWLPDEYAQPDPERYQQFLLHADSRQRFSIVSFVWGPGQQTPIHDHRVWGLIGMLRGAEHSQGYRRTPAGPLVPDGPRIRLEPGHVEALSPTAGDIHQVSNAFDDQVSVSIHVYGANIGAVHRAVYQPDGSEKLFISGYSNRTLPNIWDLSKETPAS